From Synoicihabitans lomoniglobus, the proteins below share one genomic window:
- the nagB gene encoding glucosamine-6-phosphate deaminase produces the protein MEIIIQKTPDAGCLLGAKIMAKKVREKPDAVLGLATGRTPERLYGELVRMHREEGLDFSQVTTFNLDEYVGLSPDHPQSYRRFMNEHLFDHINIDLARTHVPAGDAADLQAECRAYEQRIAAAGGIDLQLLGLGRNGHIGFNEPTGSLRSRTWIKILSEQTLEDNSAVFGDMAAMPRHAISMGIGTIIDARQIVLLAFGPAKVRAVMDMIEGPLAAVCPGSALQQHPRATVVLDEASAGGLRYADHYRWVDSHKLAWQRYD, from the coding sequence ATGGAAATCATCATTCAGAAAACGCCGGATGCCGGCTGCCTGTTGGGCGCCAAAATCATGGCCAAGAAGGTTCGCGAAAAACCGGATGCGGTGCTCGGCCTGGCGACGGGCCGCACGCCCGAGCGATTGTATGGCGAACTGGTGCGCATGCACCGCGAGGAGGGCCTCGATTTCAGCCAAGTCACGACGTTCAACCTCGATGAGTATGTGGGGCTGTCGCCGGATCATCCGCAGTCCTACCGGCGTTTTATGAACGAGCACCTGTTCGATCACATTAACATCGATCTCGCCCGGACGCATGTGCCGGCGGGCGATGCCGCCGACCTGCAGGCGGAGTGCCGGGCCTACGAGCAGCGCATTGCGGCAGCGGGCGGCATCGATCTGCAGCTGTTGGGACTCGGCCGCAATGGTCACATCGGGTTCAACGAACCGACGGGCTCGCTGCGTTCGCGCACGTGGATCAAGATTCTGTCGGAGCAAACGTTGGAGGACAACAGCGCGGTGTTTGGCGACATGGCCGCCATGCCGCGCCACGCGATATCGATGGGCATCGGCACGATCATCGACGCGCGTCAGATCGTGTTGCTGGCCTTTGGTCCGGCCAAGGTGCGCGCAGTGATGGACATGATCGAGGGCCCGTTGGCGGCGGTCTGTCCGGGATCGGCGTTGCAGCAGCATCCCCGGGCCACCGTGGTGCTCGACGAAGCTTCAGCCGGCGGACTGCGGTATGCGGATCACTACCGCTGGGTCGATTCACACAAGCTCGCCTGGCAGCGCTACGACTGA
- a CDS encoding S41 family peptidase, with translation MFHREGRSLVQWALALVLGTAIHAAVEYPTFTRSQLEADFDQFRSVIERRHPLLYADREELATAYPAQRALLREGMSEIEFMRVLAPLLRALNCGHSSLSLAASTENATMADRRYVPFDPRIIDDRLWVVNAPGDSPLTFGAEIVAINGRAWAQIRALLYDRLPADGQNITRKRHYLNYDFARAYNLAVEDMDTYTVTYVAPGSSVPVSVTLDGLSPAAWSDLPGVWWAADLEVGLGEFRDDHAYLYIKTFNFYDPAGRARFRDFVDAFFAELTERGVSKLVLDVRGNGGGDPYMGAHLLSYFLKAAVPYFAPDSALYPDLKSPVLPQTHRFPGDLVTLIDGGVFSTNGHFVSLLKYHGIGTLVGEETGGSFATTSNNLTTSLGHTGLRFSYATDVFTTAVAGLTPGRGIMPDIVSYARLEDMAVGHDPQLATALRALDGGGAPPLIGAEPATQSATPGQNVSLLVRVDGTGPMTYRWRKDGVYLDDGYGPLFTLSPFLAADAGRYDVLVQNATGRVTSAAAVLTLGDATGEEPARLANLSSRSVLAPGDDVTISGFVISGDLPREVLIRGVGPGLNTLGVTNALRRPELSLYRGREWIAANTDWRTGEREKLRLLAARLGAFTLREDAADCAMVVRLEPGLYSVHLRDADRVGGVGLVEVYDTEPEAVGESELINLSTQARVAGDEATLVSGLVIPGTASHTVLLRAIGPGLTAYGTGDALSRPRLALLAGAQTLLVNTGWETGNARADVVSAAAWAGAFPLAPGSADAALLVTLPPGVYTIEAQAADGGTGRVLAEVYSIKRE, from the coding sequence ATGTTCCATCGAGAGGGGCGATCATTGGTGCAATGGGCGCTGGCCCTGGTGTTGGGAACCGCGATTCACGCAGCGGTCGAATATCCGACGTTTACGCGATCGCAGCTTGAGGCGGATTTTGATCAGTTCAGGTCCGTGATCGAGCGGCGGCATCCGTTGCTTTACGCGGACCGGGAGGAACTGGCGACCGCTTATCCGGCGCAGCGTGCTTTGTTGCGCGAGGGTATGAGTGAAATCGAGTTCATGCGCGTATTGGCTCCGTTGTTACGAGCGCTCAACTGCGGGCATTCGTCGTTGTCGTTGGCGGCGTCGACGGAGAACGCGACGATGGCGGATCGGCGTTACGTGCCGTTTGATCCCCGCATCATCGACGATCGGTTGTGGGTGGTGAACGCGCCCGGGGATTCGCCCCTGACGTTCGGGGCGGAGATCGTCGCGATCAACGGCCGTGCGTGGGCGCAAATCCGCGCGTTGCTTTATGATCGACTGCCCGCCGACGGGCAAAACATCACCCGCAAGCGTCACTATCTGAACTACGATTTCGCCCGCGCTTACAACTTGGCGGTGGAGGACATGGACACCTACACCGTGACCTACGTGGCGCCGGGGTCGTCCGTCCCCGTATCCGTGACGCTCGACGGTTTGTCGCCTGCGGCGTGGAGTGACTTGCCGGGCGTTTGGTGGGCGGCGGATCTGGAGGTGGGCCTGGGCGAATTTCGCGATGACCACGCCTACCTCTACATCAAGACCTTCAATTTTTACGACCCGGCGGGGCGGGCTCGATTCCGGGATTTCGTGGATGCTTTTTTCGCCGAACTGACGGAGCGTGGAGTCTCCAAGCTGGTGCTGGATGTGCGCGGTAACGGCGGGGGCGACCCTTATATGGGCGCGCATTTGTTGTCGTATTTTCTGAAGGCCGCGGTGCCGTATTTTGCTCCCGACTCCGCGCTCTATCCGGACCTGAAGTCCCCGGTGTTGCCGCAGACGCATCGATTCCCGGGTGACCTTGTCACGCTGATCGACGGAGGGGTTTTTTCGACCAACGGGCATTTTGTTTCGCTGCTCAAGTATCACGGGATCGGCACGCTGGTGGGGGAGGAGACCGGTGGTTCGTTTGCCACGACATCGAATAATCTGACCACGTCGCTGGGGCACACCGGATTGCGTTTCAGCTATGCCACCGATGTATTCACGACCGCCGTCGCGGGACTCACCCCCGGCCGCGGGATCATGCCGGATATCGTGTCGTATGCGCGGCTGGAAGACATGGCGGTGGGGCATGATCCGCAACTGGCGACCGCGTTGCGCGCGCTCGATGGGGGCGGGGCGCCGCCGTTGATTGGGGCGGAACCCGCGACGCAGTCGGCCACGCCCGGGCAGAACGTCAGCCTGCTGGTGCGGGTCGATGGCACGGGACCCATGACGTATCGTTGGCGCAAAGACGGCGTGTATCTGGATGACGGTTACGGCCCGCTGTTCACGTTGTCCCCCTTCCTGGCGGCGGATGCGGGACGCTATGACGTGTTGGTGCAAAACGCGACCGGGCGCGTGACCAGTGCGGCGGCGGTTCTGACGCTGGGCGACGCAACCGGTGAGGAACCCGCGCGTTTGGCCAATCTGTCCTCCCGGTCGGTGCTCGCACCGGGAGACGATGTGACGATCTCGGGCTTCGTGATCAGCGGTGACTTACCGCGGGAAGTATTGATTCGAGGAGTGGGGCCCGGTTTGAACACCCTGGGAGTGACGAACGCGCTGCGACGTCCCGAGCTGTCGCTTTATCGAGGCCGGGAATGGATCGCGGCGAACACGGATTGGCGAACCGGCGAACGGGAAAAGTTGCGGTTGCTGGCGGCTCGTCTGGGAGCGTTTACGTTGCGCGAAGACGCAGCGGATTGCGCGATGGTGGTGCGCCTGGAGCCGGGACTTTATTCAGTCCATTTGCGCGATGCGGACCGGGTTGGCGGGGTAGGGCTGGTGGAGGTTTACGACACGGAACCGGAGGCCGTCGGTGAGTCGGAACTGATCAATCTGTCCACCCAAGCGCGAGTGGCAGGGGACGAGGCTACCCTGGTTTCGGGGTTGGTCATCCCGGGCACGGCTTCGCACACCGTGTTGCTGCGCGCGATCGGCCCGGGACTGACGGCTTATGGCACCGGGGATGCACTGTCCCGGCCCCGACTCGCTTTGTTGGCCGGGGCCCAAACCTTGTTGGTCAACACTGGCTGGGAAACGGGAAACGCGCGGGCGGATGTGGTGTCTGCGGCGGCGTGGGCCGGGGCGTTTCCTCTCGCCCCCGGGAGTGCGGATGCGGCGCTGCTGGTGACATTGCCACCCGGGGTTTACACGATCGAGGCCCAGGCGGCGGATGGTGGGACGGGCCGGGTGTTGGCCGAGGTCTATTCCATCAAGCGCGAGTAG